Within the Paenibacillus sp. AN1007 genome, the region CTGGGGCAAATTTTATAATACCATCGTAAGTAAGGTAAACATTCCGTTTGAACAGGACGGAGAGACAGTCATGCTGTCTGCAGGACAGGCGGCCAACAAGCTGAGTGACAGTGATCGTGCAGTACGTGAACAGGTCTATTCTGCATGGGAGCAGGCCTGGACTGACGTAGAGGATTTCTGTGCAGATACATTGAACCATCTCGCAGGTTTTCGTCTGAAATTGTACGAGAAGCGAGGGTGGCATGACGTGTTGAAGGAACCTCTTGCCATCAACCGGATGTCCCGTCAGACACTGGATACGATGTGGGATGTTATTAACGGAGCGAAGCCGGTACTTGTGAAGTATCTGGAGCGCAAAGCAGAACTGCTGGGTGTGGATAAGCTGAGCTGGAGCGATGTAGAAGCACCGGTAGGCAGGTCTGCTGGAAAAGTAACATATGATGAGGCAGCTCAGACGATCGTTGAGCAATTTTCCAAATTCAGCCCTAAGCTGTCCAGCTTCGCCGAGATGGCTTTCGAGAAACGCTGGATCGAGGCAGAAGACCGTCCGGGTAAGCGTCCAGGGGGATTCTGTACTTCACTGCCTCTGAGTAAAGCAACCCGTATTTTTATGACCTTCTCGGGTACAGCGTCGAATGTATCTACACTCGCGCATGAACTCGGTCATGGTTATCATCAGCACATCATGGAAGAACTGCCTGCACTGAATCAGCGTTACGCAATGAACGTGGCCGAAACTGCCTCGACGTTTGCTGAGATGATTGTTGCCGATGCCTTGGTGCAAACAGCGAAGGATGAGCAGGAGAAGCTGGCGCTGCTGGAAGACAAAATTCAGCGAAGTGTTGCATTTTTTATGAACATCCACGCTCGTTTCCTGTTTGAGAATCGCTTCTATGAGCAGCGCAAAAAAGGGTTGGTCAGTGCCGATGAGTTGAGCAGATTAATGGCAGAGGCACAAGAAGAGGCATTCTGCGGCGTTCTTGCGTCCAATCATCCGCATTTCTGGGCATCCAAACTGCATTTCTATCTGACAGGTGTTCCTTTCTATAATTTCCCATACACCTTCGGATACATGTTTAGTGCAGGGATTTATGCTCGGGCTCAGCAGGAGGGCACGGCATTTGCGGGGAAATATGATGATTTGCTGCGTGACACGGGACGAATGACTGTGGAAGAATTGGCTCAAAAACATTTGGGTACAGACCTGACACAACCGGACTTTTGGCAAAATGCTGCGAATCTGGTCATTGCCGATATTGAGCAATTTTTAGAGATGACCGAGACGACAAAATAATATAAAAGAAACTGTATCCATGAACTTTTCATTCATGGATCAGTGCCGCAATGGATGCCCAGGGCATTCGTTGCGGCTTTTTTATTGGCTTCTTTTTTAGATGATATGGAAATTTTGTCGTAAATGAATGGAAAAGCTCGCTTTAAGGAAGATAAATGGCAATTAATTGTGCAAAATATAGTAAAAATTACCCAATAATGTTTTAATTTGTTGAGGAAGCAAAAGTGATGTCATATAATGAGGCGTAAGTCCTTGCTGTATAGGACCATAATCATAATAGGAGGAGTGGTATCGTGAAAATGGAACAGCTTTCATTAGCAAGACAGTTAGATTTGGTATTCAAAGAGCTGGATGAAGAGTTATCAGGTTTAGATTCAGGAGTAGTTTTTGTGCAAATACGAAATAACGTCATTGGGAAATTTGGAATTCGACATAATCCGTTAACGGGACGGGATGGACGAATAGAAAGGGAGGGAGAGGGGCTCAATAATACCCAACGATCTTCTTTTCGTGCCATGGCTCTGGAGACGCTGAAGTTCAAGCGCCGCTGGACACATGGAGAGATCCATTACGACTTTACGATAAGACAAGGTATGATTATGGTTGATGCTTCCATGGAATCCAATTACAATATGGCGAACCTGATGATTCGCTATCCTAGAACCAATACATATCTGGATTCCGGTACAGGATCAACATCCTAACGAGAGCAAATAAAGCGGCACTTCCGAAGAAGGCCGCCATTCATTACTAACTGCACTCAAGCAATAATTACGAGCTTACGAACGACCCGATAATTGCTGCTCAGCGATTTGTACCAGACGTTTTGTGATGTATCCACCCAGAGATCCAGTCTCACGGGAAGTATAGTTACCGTAGTAACCATCTTGCGGGATTGTTACACCCAGCTCTTGAGCAGCTTCCATTTTCAACTGCTGCAGTGCTGCATTCGCTTGAGGAACGACCAAGTTGTTGGAGCGGCTTCCGCCACCTTGATTTTGACTTCCGTACATATGTCTCACCTCCTTGTGGGTTGGTGATGTTAGTATGGGTTGAGAATGAGGAAATATACATGATATGGCGTAAGGGAATAAATGGATAATCATTCAAGGGCATGTTAACTAAAAAAGCCGATCCATTAAGGATCGGCTCGTTTAATTCAGGTACGAAAATATGAATGGAGAAGGTACATGGTATCCTGCATGAAAGGATTACTCAACTAATGGGCGGGATAACCTCGATATGTGAAATCAGTTCTACAGGCTGATCCGGTTCGAGCCGAATCAGTCCCGTTATCTCATCACTCAGCGGCAGATTCGGTGCATCCGGCAGCCAGGTGTAGGGTTCGATGCATAAAAATTGATCCGATTCACCTTTGGTATACAGCACCCAGTGTTTGAAATAAGCTTCATCCACTGAATATTTCAGCGTATATCCATCTTTTCTCCGCAAATGAGCAGCGGCTGGTTGACCTTCCGCAGCACGAAGAAGCGTATCCCAATTTCGGCCCTGCATGCTTATGCCTTCGCTAATAGAGGACCATTCATCATGCAGCGCTTCTAATTCGCCTGTAGGCAGCTGCTCTTCATTTTGCGCGTATAGTCCGGAAACCGGCAGCTGCAGCGTCCAGTCTGCGGGTTGGCCGTCCAGCAAAAACCATGTATGATACCCCATTCCGAAAGGAGCAGGTGTTGAACTCAGATTGGTGACACGCAGCCGCTGCGTCAGTACGGCGTTCTGCAGGCTGAACGTCATCTCAAGCTTCAGCGGGATGGGGAACTGTGCCATCCAGTGCTCTTCGTTTTGGGTCAGTAATTCAGTCGTGATCGCACAACCGTCTTCATCTTCTTCAATATCACTGACACACCAGGACTGGCTGCGATGGAGACCGTGAATATGGTTATCATGCGCCGTATTCTGATCGAACTGATAACGTACGCCTTCATACTCGAATTGTCCCCGGTGAATACGTCCAGGCGGTATGAGCAGAGGAACCCCAAAATGATAAGGTTTCTGCAAATAAAAAGCCAGATCGTCTTCGTCCGGACGACGAACAATGTCCCGGTTCTGCACCAAATCGCGAATCGAGATGATGTTATTTCCCAGACGAGGCAGCAGAGTGATTTCCAATTCACGGCTATGTAGGATATACGTGTCGTAACCATTCCATTGACCTTTGGTCACTTGTTTCATATCGATGCTCCTTTTCCCACTCGAAATCTGTCTGCAGGCAGTAATGCTGCTGCAGGCGTGTCATTGTAATCATGCCAACTTTTATTGTGATATTCTGCGGGCTGGTTCCAAAAGCCTTCACAGAATAAGCAATACCATCATAACAGATTTTTAAGGATCAGGAAAAAACGCATGCCATTTTGACATTCAGGCTTGAGCGCATTAAGATGGAATTCTAGAAGTCTTTAAGAACTGAATGAATTTAAAGCGATGACAGGGATAAGTAGACAAAGAGTACTCTCTTCAGAAAGCCAGTGGTTGATGTGAACTGGTGAGAACTCTTTTTTGAATGGACCCTTGAGTGTATGGCTGAACGGGTAAAGGCTCTCACAGAGCGTCCACAGTAGGTTATGCCGGTTATTCCACGTTACGGAACAATGAAGGCTTTTCTTTTCCGATATGCTCCTGCATGTCAGAGCAGCGGAGGGGATAGCGAATAAGGGTGGCACCACGGTCTCACGTCCCTTGCGGATGTGGGGCTTTTTTGCGTTCGCAGAGCGAAGATAGGCGGCAGTTTGAAGTTAGAGGCTGCATGCGCAGCGACTATGAAATCAGGGAGGCATCTGAAGATGAAAACAGTATTATCAGGTATTCAGCCAAGCGGTAAGCTTACTTTAGGAAATTACATTGGCGCTATCAAAAATTTTGTGAAATTACAGCATGACTACAAGTGTCATTTTATGGTTGTGGACCTTCATGCGATTACGGTACCGCAGGAACCAGAAGCACTGCGTGAACAATCCGAAGCTGTAGCGGCGCTCTTTATCGCTGCAGGCATTGATCCATCCAAATCAAACGTATTTTTGCAATCTCATGTGCCGCAGCACGCGGAACTTGGATGGTTGATGACAACGCTGACCTCTATGGGTGAGCTGGAACGGATGACGCAGTTCAAAGATAAATCCTCCGGCAAAGATTCGGTAGGTGCTGGTTTGTTCGTATATCCATCCCTGATGGCTGCAGATATTTTGCTGTATAATGCGGATCTTGTCCCGGTTGGAGAAGACCAGAAACAGCATCTGGAGCTGACTCGTGATCTGGCGGGCCGCTTTAATCATCGTTACGGGGAGTATTTCACCATTCCTGAACCTTATATTCCACAGGTAGGCGCCCGTGTCATGTCACTCGATGATGCATCCTCCAAGATGAGTAAAAGTAATCCG harbors:
- a CDS encoding aldose 1-epimerase, yielding MKQVTKGQWNGYDTYILHSRELEITLLPRLGNNIISIRDLVQNRDIVRRPDEDDLAFYLQKPYHFGVPLLIPPGRIHRGQFEYEGVRYQFDQNTAHDNHIHGLHRSQSWCVSDIEEDEDGCAITTELLTQNEEHWMAQFPIPLKLEMTFSLQNAVLTQRLRVTNLSSTPAPFGMGYHTWFLLDGQPADWTLQLPVSGLYAQNEEQLPTGELEALHDEWSSISEGISMQGRNWDTLLRAAEGQPAAAHLRRKDGYTLKYSVDEAYFKHWVLYTKGESDQFLCIEPYTWLPDAPNLPLSDEITGLIRLEPDQPVELISHIEVIPPIS
- a CDS encoding O-methyltransferase, giving the protein MVKMEQLSLARQLDLVFKELDEELSGLDSGVVFVQIRNNVIGKFGIRHNPLTGRDGRIEREGEGLNNTQRSSFRAMALETLKFKRRWTHGEIHYDFTIRQGMIMVDASMESNYNMANLMIRYPRTNTYLDSGTGSTS
- the trpS gene encoding tryptophan--tRNA ligase; the encoded protein is MKTVLSGIQPSGKLTLGNYIGAIKNFVKLQHDYKCHFMVVDLHAITVPQEPEALREQSEAVAALFIAAGIDPSKSNVFLQSHVPQHAELGWLMTTLTSMGELERMTQFKDKSSGKDSVGAGLFVYPSLMAADILLYNADLVPVGEDQKQHLELTRDLAGRFNHRYGEYFTIPEPYIPQVGARVMSLDDASSKMSKSNPNAGSYIALLDPPDVIRKKISRATTDSGREVVYDPANKPEVSNLMSIYAECAGMTLNEVAARYEGKMYGPFKKELAEVVVSVIEPLQARYNEIRESGELADVLENSARRAEEDAAKTLDAVKERMGFVPRRK
- a CDS encoding alpha/beta-type small acid-soluble spore protein produces the protein MYGSQNQGGGSRSNNLVVPQANAALQQLKMEAAQELGVTIPQDGYYGNYTSRETGSLGGYITKRLVQIAEQQLSGRS
- a CDS encoding M3 family oligoendopeptidase, coding for MKMPLHPVWDLESIFSGGSSSETFAAYLTELEKDVRKLQETLNQTAAPATLEDTAAFDPVLQLLQSCYMRISEGSAFVSCLSAQNQQDKKAAQLQGTISSIAAMLNSSKSKFDNTLSETPDDVWEQWLARPDMKPLAFVLNESRTQAKEKLSPELEGFALDLAVDGYHGWGKFYNTIVSKVNIPFEQDGETVMLSAGQAANKLSDSDRAVREQVYSAWEQAWTDVEDFCADTLNHLAGFRLKLYEKRGWHDVLKEPLAINRMSRQTLDTMWDVINGAKPVLVKYLERKAELLGVDKLSWSDVEAPVGRSAGKVTYDEAAQTIVEQFSKFSPKLSSFAEMAFEKRWIEAEDRPGKRPGGFCTSLPLSKATRIFMTFSGTASNVSTLAHELGHGYHQHIMEELPALNQRYAMNVAETASTFAEMIVADALVQTAKDEQEKLALLEDKIQRSVAFFMNIHARFLFENRFYEQRKKGLVSADELSRLMAEAQEEAFCGVLASNHPHFWASKLHFYLTGVPFYNFPYTFGYMFSAGIYARAQQEGTAFAGKYDDLLRDTGRMTVEELAQKHLGTDLTQPDFWQNAANLVIADIEQFLEMTETTK